From a region of the Acidimicrobiales bacterium genome:
- a CDS encoding DUF6457 domain-containing protein, protein MDDWLDRYAAALGLSPLDGTEVDAILDLARVVAHGTERKNAPLAAWLAGRSTSDAAAALALAHTLLPPQDGGGPAA, encoded by the coding sequence ATGGACGACTGGTTGGACCGCTACGCCGCCGCCCTCGGCCTGTCGCCGCTCGACGGGACCGAGGTCGATGCCATCCTCGATCTGGCCCGGGTGGTCGCCCACGGCACCGAGCGGAAGAACGCGCCGCTGGCCGCGTGGCTGGCAGGACGGTCGACGAGCGACGCGGCCGCCGCACTGGCCCTCGCCCACACGCTCCTGCCTCCCCAGGACGGCGGCGGACCGGCGGCCTGA